A region of Salvia splendens isolate huo1 chromosome 17, SspV2, whole genome shotgun sequence DNA encodes the following proteins:
- the LOC121774273 gene encoding uncharacterized protein LOC121774273 has protein sequence MIHNVPQENWSSEGQPNWSSRQQEGNWGYKQQGTQFFNQGRQPNNQMVMYIPPHLRGNQHPGNRQYNQPRYQQEHYGQSDYLQPNYSGGRPNQRYNRHPNESHVEILVPHHPNDAMREIQEAQKEQRAALEMLTKQLSQVAVSLGKLKGNEAIMQPPGHENISEVSLRSGKVYQGPSHPVISPPTDSGPSCEEEGESSRGGQVEERGKEKVGGEASEGGQKEEIKRVKPYPYRGMVTRKKDATIDVASMFKDVDVKVPLLTALKMPPISKFIKDYMAGKVNEEGRLITDENVSAVIQRSDLPSKKTDPGMFTLPISIGDIQVEHAMCDLGASINVLPYSIYRKLGEAKLVDTDIMILLADRSCIHPEGILEDVIVKVNNFLYPAEFFVIKMTEPTVKESSGVLLGRPFLSMASTIIDVHNGTISLDFKGEQYTFNIDEAIKRPADGENVYSVDVIEPLVQEFLEEEFLNRQFTDSAVDEEVEKEVEEWFETNKVGEMNDQAIAEAITEFCERPRPTGSGKTAQVSSLAKQLDQGKPLGDEAAENPLPAEEPKPAKELKPLPAHLKYAFLGEEKLRPSL, from the coding sequence ATGATACATAACGTACCTCAAGAAAACTGGTCAAGTGAAGGAcaacctaactggtcaagccgacaacaggaaggaaATTGGGGGTACAAACAGCAAGGCACTCAGTTTTTCAACCAGGGAAGGCAGCCGAACAACCAGATGGTCATGTACATCCCACCACACCTACGGGGAAATCAGCACCCGGGAAATCGACAGTACAACCAGCCGCGATATCAGCAAGAACACTACGGGCAATCTGACTACCTGCAGCCCAACTATAGTGGAGGACGGCCTAATCAAAGATACAACAGACACCCCAACGAAAGCCACGTAGAAATATTGGTACCACACCATCCAAATGATGCAATGCGGGAAATCCAGGAGGCTCAAAAAGAGCAACGGGCGGCGTTGGAAATGCTGACgaaacaactctctcaagttGCAGTATCGTTGGGCAAGTTAAAGGGAAATGAAGCTATTATGCAACCACCTGGTCATGAGAATATTAGTGAAGTATCCCTGCGGTCAGGGAAGGTCTACCAAGGCCCCAGCCATCCTGTGATATCTCCACCAACTGATTCTGGACCAAGCTGTGAGGAAGAGGGAGAATCCAGTAGAGGTGGTCAAGTGGAAGAAAGAGGCAAGGAAAAGGTGGGAGGAGAGGCCTCAGAAGGAGGTCAGAAGGAAGAAATTAAAAGGGTTAAGCCTTATCCGTACCGTGGAATGGTGACAAGAAAAAAAGATGCCACAATCGATGTGGCAAGCATGTTCAAGGATGTGGATGTAAAGGTACCGCTCTTAACGGCGTTAAAAATGCCCCCGATCAGTAAGTTCATTAAAGACTACATGGCAGGAAAGGTCAATGAGGAAGGAAGACTGATTACAGATGAGAACGTCTCTGCCGTAATCCAGAGAAGTGACCTCCCCTCCAAGAAAACTGATCCAGGAAtgttcacactcccaatttcAATCGGAGACATTCAGGTAGAGCACGCCATGTGCGACTTAGGGGCATCTATCAACGTTCTGCCATACTCCATCTATCGGAAGCTGGGAGAGGCCAAGCTAGTCGAcacggatataatgatactGTTGGCCGACAGATCATGTATTCACCCCGAAGGAATTCTGGAAGATGTTATTGTAAAGGTGAATAACTTTCTATACCCAGCTGAATTTTTCGTAATCAAGATGACAGAACCCACGGTAAAAGAGTCGAGTGGAGTCCTACTGGGACGACCATTCTTGTCCATGGCCAGCACTATCATAGACGTCCACAATGGGACGATCAGTCTGGACTTCAAGGGAGAGCAGTATACATTCAATATCGATGAGGCCATAAAAAGGCCAGCCGACGGAGAGAACGTGTATTCCGTGGATGTAATTGAGCCCTTGGTACAGGAGTTTTTGGAAGAAGAATTTTTAAATAGGCAGTTCACGGACTCCGCTGTAGATGAAGAGGTCGAAAAGGAAGTAGAAGAGTGGTTTGAGACAAATAAGGTTGGAGAAATGAACGACCAAGCCATCGCAGAAGCAATAACGGAATTTTGCGAACGTCCAAGGCCAACTGGGTCAGGTAAGACAGCTCAAGTATCCAGCCTAGCAAAGCAGCTTGATCAGGGAAAGCCATTGGGTGATGAAGCTGCAGAAAACCCTCTGCCCGCCGAAGAGCCAAAACCCGCGAAGGAGTTGAAACCCCTTCCAGCGCATCTAAAGTACGCCTTCCTGGGAGAAGAAAAACTACGCCCGTCATTATAA